Proteins encoded within one genomic window of Ovis aries strain OAR_USU_Benz2616 breed Rambouillet chromosome 1, ARS-UI_Ramb_v3.0, whole genome shotgun sequence:
- the UCK2 gene encoding uridine-cytidine kinase 2 isoform X4 produces the protein MERNPCLQRSDVMSGGMLDTIQSSVCAKIVQLLGQNEVDYRQKQVVILSQDSFYRALTSEQKAKALKGQFNFDHPDAFDNELIFKTLKEITEGKTVQIPVYDFVSHSRKEETVTVYPADVVLFEGILAFYSQEVRDLFQMKLFVDTDADTRLSRRVLRDISERGRDLEQILSQYITFVKPAFEEFCLPTKKYADVIIPRGADNLVAINLIVQHIQDILNGGLSKRQTNGYLNGYTPARKRQASESSSRPH, from the exons ATGGAGAGGAACCCCTGCCTTCAAAGGAGTGATGTAATGTCTGGGGGCATGCTGGACACCATACAG TCTTCCGTCTGTGCTAAGATCGTGCAGCTTCTGGGGCAGAACGAGGTGGACTATCGCCAGAAGCAGGTGGTCATCCTGAGCCAGGACAGCTTCTACCGTGCCCTCACTTCAGAGCAGAAGGCCAAAGCCCTGAAGGGCCAGTTCAACTTCGATCACCCAG ATGCCTTTGACAATGAACTCATCTTCAAGACACTCAAAGAAATCACGGAAGGGAAAACTGTCCAGATTCCCGTGTACGACTTTGTTTCCCATTCCCG GAAGGAGGAGACAGTTACTGTCTACCCCGCAGACGTGGTGCTCTTCGAAGGGATCCTGGCCTTCTACTCCCAGGAGGTGCGAGACCTGTTCCAGATGAAGCTTTTTGTGGACACAGATGCGGACACCCGGCTCTCCCGCAGAG taTTAAGGGACATCAGCGAAAGAGGGAGGGACCTTGAGCAGATTTTATCTCAGTACATTACATTCGTCAAGCCTGCCTTTGAGGAATTCTGCTTGCCA ACAAAGAAATACGCTGACGTGATCATTCCTAGAGGTGCAGATAATCTCG TGGCCATCAACCTCATCGTGCAGCACATCCAGGACATCCTGAACGGGGGCCTCTCCAAACGACAGACCAACGGCTATCTCAACGGCTACACCCCTGCACGCAAGAGGCAGGCCTCGGAGTCGAGCAGCCGGCCGCACTGA
- the UCK2 gene encoding uridine-cytidine kinase 2 isoform X3, protein MLGPGIAGVSGENPNMSQNKRGDINSSVCAKIVQLLGQNEVDYRQKQVVILSQDSFYRALTSEQKAKALKGQFNFDHPDAFDNELIFKTLKEITEGKTVQIPVYDFVSHSRKEETVTVYPADVVLFEGILAFYSQEVRDLFQMKLFVDTDADTRLSRRVLRDISERGRDLEQILSQYITFVKPAFEEFCLPTKKYADVIIPRGADNLVAINLIVQHIQDILNGGLSKRQTNGYLNGYTPARKRQASESSSRPH, encoded by the exons TCTTCCGTCTGTGCTAAGATCGTGCAGCTTCTGGGGCAGAACGAGGTGGACTATCGCCAGAAGCAGGTGGTCATCCTGAGCCAGGACAGCTTCTACCGTGCCCTCACTTCAGAGCAGAAGGCCAAAGCCCTGAAGGGCCAGTTCAACTTCGATCACCCAG ATGCCTTTGACAATGAACTCATCTTCAAGACACTCAAAGAAATCACGGAAGGGAAAACTGTCCAGATTCCCGTGTACGACTTTGTTTCCCATTCCCG GAAGGAGGAGACAGTTACTGTCTACCCCGCAGACGTGGTGCTCTTCGAAGGGATCCTGGCCTTCTACTCCCAGGAGGTGCGAGACCTGTTCCAGATGAAGCTTTTTGTGGACACAGATGCGGACACCCGGCTCTCCCGCAGAG taTTAAGGGACATCAGCGAAAGAGGGAGGGACCTTGAGCAGATTTTATCTCAGTACATTACATTCGTCAAGCCTGCCTTTGAGGAATTCTGCTTGCCA ACAAAGAAATACGCTGACGTGATCATTCCTAGAGGTGCAGATAATCTCG TGGCCATCAACCTCATCGTGCAGCACATCCAGGACATCCTGAACGGGGGCCTCTCCAAACGACAGACCAACGGCTATCTCAACGGCTACACCCCTGCACGCAAGAGGCAGGCCTCGGAGTCGAGCAGCCGGCCGCACTGA